CGTCCATTCCTTCCTTTGCATAAAGCTGCAGTCCGGCATCGCCAAGGCGTTGCTCGGCAAGGCGGTGCTAGCCGATGAGCTGCCCTTTGTCACTGGCATTCGCGAGTAAAGAAAAAGGCACTTAGATTTCTCTAAGTGCCTGATTCAAATTGGTGGGCCGTGTAAGATTCGAACTTACGACCAATTGATTAAGAGTCAACTGCTCTACCAACTGAGCTAACGGCCCGTTTTAAACTCGCAAACCACGTTGTAAGTGGGGTGGACGATGGGACTCGAACCCACGACATCCGGAATCACAATCCGGTACTCTAACCAGCTGAGCTACGCCCACCATAAAACACGTTCTGGCGCGCCCGACAGGAATCGAACCTGCAACCGTCGGCTTAGAAGGCCGATGCTCTATCCGGTTGAGCTACAGGCGCAGGCACTGTACGTAGAACGCCATTGGTCGGGGCAGAGGGATTCGAACCCCCGACATCCAGCTCCCAAAGCTGGCGCTCTACCAGACTGAGCTATACCCCGAACTTCTAAGCGACAGCCCCATCTACCGGGTTGAAGCCTTCAAATGTTACGGGTCTAACTCAAGCCCGTCAATCCGTATGAACACACCACACTTTCAACTATCGCTACCGTCGCGCTGACGCGGCGGCTTTCTGCTTAAAGATGGTGCGCCCGGAGAGATTCGAACTCCCGACCACCAAGTTCGTAGCCTGGTACTCTATCCAACTGAGCTACGGGCGCACACTTTGAAACGTTGACCCCGGCGATAACGTTGGGAGTCGTTAGCGCCGTGCCGAGAAGCGGAATTATTCAGATATCGAGGCTGTGCGTCAACACTTTTCTGAAACTTTTTTCGTAACCGGATAACGCCACGTTCAATTAGCCGTCCGAATGCGCCTTCGCACGCATGCGAAATCAAGCCACCGGCCGGACCTCCGATACGCGAAGGCGGCCCGGAGGCCGCCTTCTTCGATCAGATCTGCGTGGCCGGATTACCGACCTTGTCCGGCGCCGCACCGGCGTCACCGCGCGGCGGAGGCGGCGGGGGCGTGGAGCCCGGCTTCTGCCAGTCGGCCGGCGGGCCCGGCTCGCGACCGTTCATGATGTCGTCGATCTGTCGCGCATCGATGGTTTCGTACAGCAGCAGGGCCTCGGCCATGATGTGCAGCTTGTCGATGTTGGTCGTGAGCAGCTCCTTGCTGCGCGCATAGGCGCGATCGAGGATGGTGCGCACCACCTCGTCGATCTTGCGCGCGGTCTCGTTGGAGACGCTCTTGTGCTGCGTCACCGAGCGACCGATGAATACCTCGTCTTCTTCCTCGCCGTACATGACCGGACCCAGCTCGTCGGACAAGCCCCACTTGGTCGCCATGTTGCGTGCCATCTTCGTGGCGCGCTCGATGTCGTTGGATGCGCCGGTGGTGATCTTGTCATGGCCGAAGATCACCTCCTCCGCCACGCGACCGCCGTACAGCGAGCACAGCTGCGATTCGATCGCCACCTTGTTCAGGCTGTACCGGTCGCCCTCGGGCAGGTACATGGTGACGCCGAGCGCACGGCCGCGCGGGATGATGGTGACCTTGTAGACGGGATCGTGCTCCGGCACCAGGCGACCAATGATGGCGTGGCCGGCCTCGTGATAAGCGGTGAGCTTCTTTTCTTCGTCGTTCATGGCCATGGAGCGGCGCTCGGCACCCATGAGGATCTTGTCGCGGGCACGATCCAGGTGGCTCATGCGCACTTCGCGGGCGTTCTCGCGGGCAGCGAACAACGCGGCCTCGTTGACGAGGTTGGCAAGGTCCGCGCCGGAAAAGCCGGGCGTGCCGCGCGCGATGACCATGGCCTCCACGTCGGTGGCCGTGGGCACCTTACGCATGTGCACCTTGAGGATCTGCTCGCGGCCCTTCACGTCGGGCAAGCCGACGACCACCTGGCGGTCGAAGCGACCCGGACGCAGCAGCGCGGGATCGAGCACATCCGGGCGGTTGGTGGCGGCGATGACGATGATGCCCTCGGTACCCTCGAAGCCGTCCATCTCGACCAGCAGCTGGTTGAGTGTCTGCTCGCGCTCGTCGTGACCGCCACCCATGCCGGCGCCACGATGGCGGCCGACGGCGTCGATCTCGTCGATGAAGATGATGCAGGGCGCGTGCTTCTTGGCCTGCTCGAACATGTCACGGACGCGGCTGGCGCCGACGCCCACGAACATCTCGACGAAATCCGAACCGGAGATCGAGAAGAACGGCACCTTGGCTTCGCCGGCGATGGCCTTGGCCAGCAGCGTCTTGCCGGTACCCGGAGGACCGACCATCAACACGCCGCGTGGAATCTTGCCGCCGAGTTTCTGGAACTTGCCGGGGTCGCGCAGGAACTCGACCAATTCGCCGACTTCCTCCTTCGCCTCGTCGCAGCCCGCGACGTCGCTGAAGTTGACCTTGACCTGGTCTTCGCCCTGCAGCTTGGCGCGCGAACGCCCGAAGCTCATGGCGCCGCGACCGCCGGAGCCGGCCTGCATCTGGCGCATGAACCAGATCAGCACGGCCACGAAGATGATGATGGGCAGCCAGTTGAAGACCAGGCCGAGCAGCGAGAAGCCGTTGTCGGCGGGCTCCTGGCGAAGCTCGACACCCTTGTCGCGCATCTGCTTGACCAGATCGCTGGAGGAAAGGCCGACCACGGGGACCACCGTGCGGTACGCCCCACCGTCTTTCAGCTTGCCCGTGATGGTGGGCGGTGCCGTGGAGGTGATGGTGCCGCTGGCGACGTTCCCGTTATCCACCTGCTGGGCGAACGTCGTGTAGGACATGTCCTGCGACGAGCCACTGTGCGGGTTGAAGGTCTGGAACACGGTCAGGAGGACCACCGCA
This DNA window, taken from Luteibacter sp. 9135, encodes the following:
- the ftsH gene encoding ATP-dependent zinc metalloprotease FtsH; this encodes MNEMAKNLLLWLIIAVVLLTVFQTFNPHSGSSQDMSYTTFAQQVDNGNVASGTITSTAPPTITGKLKDGGAYRTVVPVVGLSSSDLVKQMRDKGVELRQEPADNGFSLLGLVFNWLPIIIFVAVLIWFMRQMQAGSGGRGAMSFGRSRAKLQGEDQVKVNFSDVAGCDEAKEEVGELVEFLRDPGKFQKLGGKIPRGVLMVGPPGTGKTLLAKAIAGEAKVPFFSISGSDFVEMFVGVGASRVRDMFEQAKKHAPCIIFIDEIDAVGRHRGAGMGGGHDEREQTLNQLLVEMDGFEGTEGIIVIAATNRPDVLDPALLRPGRFDRQVVVGLPDVKGREQILKVHMRKVPTATDVEAMVIARGTPGFSGADLANLVNEAALFAARENAREVRMSHLDRARDKILMGAERRSMAMNDEEKKLTAYHEAGHAIIGRLVPEHDPVYKVTIIPRGRALGVTMYLPEGDRYSLNKVAIESQLCSLYGGRVAEEVIFGHDKITTGASNDIERATKMARNMATKWGLSDELGPVMYGEEEDEVFIGRSVTQHKSVSNETARKIDEVVRTILDRAYARSKELLTTNIDKLHIMAEALLLYETIDARQIDDIMNGREPGPPADWQKPGSTPPPPPPRGDAGAAPDKVGNPATQI